One genomic region from Microcystis panniformis FACHB-1757 encodes:
- a CDS encoding EVE domain-containing protein — translation MMNLNYWLMKSEPDVYSIGDLKKDGQTIWEGVRNYQARNFLRQMKRGDLAFFYHSNTTPPGIVGLMRVVETDMIDPTQFDRNSPYYDSKASLDCPRWWTVKVEFDRLFPQLLPLGILKQNFTADELLLVRTGNRLSVMPVNQAIATKILALVARQGV, via the coding sequence ATGATGAATTTAAATTATTGGTTAATGAAATCGGAACCCGATGTCTATAGTATCGGGGATTTAAAAAAAGATGGTCAAACTATTTGGGAGGGAGTGCGAAATTATCAAGCGCGCAATTTTCTCCGTCAGATGAAGCGGGGAGATTTAGCCTTTTTTTATCATTCTAATACGACCCCGCCGGGGATTGTCGGCTTGATGCGCGTAGTGGAAACCGATATGATCGATCCGACACAATTTGATCGCAATAGTCCCTACTATGATTCTAAAGCCTCCCTGGATTGCCCGCGCTGGTGGACGGTTAAAGTTGAGTTCGATCGCCTTTTTCCCCAACTGCTGCCCCTGGGAATTTTAAAACAAAATTTTACCGCCGATGAATTATTATTAGTAAGGACAGGAAATCGTCTGTCAGTGATGCCTGTCAATCAAGCGATCGCAACAAAAATTCTCGCTTTAGTCGCTCGTCAAGGAGTATAA